The Felis catus isolate Fca126 chromosome C2, F.catus_Fca126_mat1.0, whole genome shotgun sequence genomic sequence TTGACCTTGCAAGAAGGAATTAAGATAACTGGAAATATCAAACCCCCAAAGAGAGCATATTTTCCCCAAAGTATACCTATGTGAGGACTtgtctttcctattttttcttgaaGCTTAGAATTTTTGTTTAGTATTGACTAAAAATTAGCCAATCTATGCTTACACATCAAAAGAAATAGTAGATTTTACAACTGTTTTAACTTGCTTGGTAAGTCAAAACAGTTGGAGACAAGCAATGCCTTTGATGTAGCTCACGAGTGAAGATTGTTGGTTATGATTTTCCAAGATCTCCGCCCAACATACGTTTTAATGTCACCTAGAATTAATTAACATTCTTAGTAGCTCTAACATATTGAATCTGATGTTAAATGTTACCATTATCATCCCCAAAGAAACATCCATTTTTGTGCTCATATTGGTTGGTTTGTGTCTTCAAAGTCTTCAAATTATGAATATCTCTAATGAAACTGAATTATATAGGCATCTTTTACACATTACCCTATTCCTTATCCGTGTCTCTCTTTTTCTAGAGTGACAAACCTCCACCCCAACAACGCTGTGTTTACCCTATCCAAcgatatacacaaaatatttcctaaattaccaccctaaaatgtaaaacataggTCTCatgacatttgaaaaattatggaACCCCTTGGAAATTGGTGTTCTTACCTAAATGTGAGGTATAACGGTAGAACCAGTCTTCTCAGATTGTTATGAAATGTTAGTATCTAGTAAATGTAACTTTTTGCTATCTCATGCATggtttattttctgaattctttgcATATAAAAGAACAATTTTCTGTCAAACTTATTCTGTGCTGCTTCTGTAATTCATATGCCAAAgctctgtatatatttatatttataatatatatttataatctaaataataataataatgtagcaTTTTTTACCTGTTTACCATAGGACAATCACTTGCCAAGTCCTTATGCATATCATCCCACAGAAGCGCCAGAGCAACTCTACAATGTGTTAAAATTACCCTGCTTTACAGCTGAATAAACGAGCAATGAGTTCACTCACTTTCTCACGGGCAGTTTTAATGTGGCAAAGGAATGTTTTATAActacttgtttgttttctctgtgcgTGTGAATATAAATTTCTATTGGTTTGTCCTGCTTACATAATTGccaggattttttccccccactaaatgcaaaagaaagatAAGTTGAGTTACTTGTAGCATTTATTATTAACTAATATTAAATTAGTGTATAATGTGATGACCAAGTTTGTTTTCTAACGCTTCTTCCCCATTAAAAAGTCTTCCATtacattcttccttcctcctttattcTCTTCCTGCCACTTTGGTTATGAAATTCCAAGTCTCCTTTGCTAGTCATCTAGAATCATTGACGTATATGTCTTACTCTACTTGGCGCAATTgttgtctttttctgcttttgctcCAAATTTTAGGAGAGTCTTTCAGTCCTTCCCCCCCCATCTCAGCTTATGTTAAATTTTCTACCTCCAGTAAATTTAGTACATTTTTCATGACAAATATATGTTTCTTCCCTTTATATTTTGCTGTTTGCTTGTATACTTGTAATAGCATCATCTATGCCATGTATCCTAAACATTATGaattctagaataaaaaaaatatgttaaagggTTCTCCCTTATTTTGCAATAGCACTTTGACAGATGGGCTTATTCCAAGCCCTTAGATAGATTCTTtgatttttgcaactttttttttttaagagagagagagagagagagagagagagagagagagagaaagagaatgtgagcaggggagaggggcagagggagagaggcaaagaacctcaagcaggttccacaccgagcatggagcctgatgtagggctcactCTCACCACCCTGATATCAcaacttgaactgaaatcaagacttggatatttaaccgactaagccacccaagcatcccccaACTAATTTCTTTCTCCATGGATATATATccaatctctcttttttaaaaatgttttttatttatttttgagagagagagagagagagagaagggcagggcaggagcaaagagagagggagacacagaatctgaagcaggctccaggctctgaactgtcaacatagagcccgacatgggtctcaaactcacgaacagtgagatcatgacctgagccaaagtcggacactcaactgactgagccaccccagatgCTCCGATATCCAATCTCTTTTTTAGGGAACTTTGGAATTTACCAGGGCAACTGAAGTCTAGGAAAAGAGAATATCTAAATTTTTAGAATGCTATTGTCATAGGGTCTGAGCTCACGTTTATATAGGGACCCTAAGTACAAGAATTGTCTCTATTAGGCTGGAGGCACACAAAGACCAGATGTCAGTCAGAGTTCTGATCCAAATCTGTCTCACCATGGGATTAATGGTTCCATAAACCCATTTCACAGTAATTTCGGCAGTCTTGTGGGCATAAATAGCATGGATATACATAGAAGCTATGTTCCCTCACCAGTATAGTGAGAATGTTCGAATGGAAGaccctgaaaaaatatatataaagagagaaaggaggatttATGATAGGCATTGTCTCACAGaattatggaggctgaaaagTCTCACAATTTGCTATCTACAAGCTGGGGAACTGGGAAAGCCAGTGGAATGTGAGTCCAAAGGCCTTGAGAACCAGAAGCACCAATGTCTGGAGGCAGACGATGGGCATCCTGGGTCAGGCAGAGAGCAAATTcaccctttctctccctgttctATTTATGCCCTCAgcagattggatgatgcccactcACCTTGGTGAGGGTGACTGACCTTCCCTAGTTAGTTTATGAactcaaatgctaatctcatctaggaacatcctcacagacacatccagaaataatgttgTATCAACTATCTGGGCATCCATTAGCCCagtcaagttaacacataaaattgaccatcatAGCATAGAATGACAGGGATTATTGCCACCATTAAAGACTTATAGGATGTAGGAATAGTGATATCCATCACATACACACTTGATTCATTATTGTTCCTCCTGCAAAATTCAGTTTTTGGCAACCCCCCATGTGCGAGTTGTAGCACAGATGGCTAGCTTTCTGGAGCAAGGCCATAttgtggcagaatatattcacaGCGCAAAAAGAAGCTCCTGGCATACTAATGGCCCCAAGCAGAGACTGAACATCTGTCACTATGCAACATCAAATGACGATGTGTGCTGACCTTCATGACTGGGTACTCTCAGACCCACCAAGTCATAAATTTTGGCAGACTTAGCAGCAGGAGTCTGATGTTAAGTGGTAATATAGATTCAGAGTCAGTTAGAGCAGGTGCAAAGGGCATGAATGAGTTGCACGTGTTCCCTGCCTAAAGACTTAGGGGGCCTAAAGCCTACCTGTAGCACTGAAGTCTTTCTATCAGTTCACTGCTATAGCCCTACGGGGGTGTTCAATTGACTAAATGGCAGAGCAAGAATACATTCACGCCTGGTTCATGGATGGGTCTTCTCAATATGTTGGAATTAGCCTGAAAATGGACTGCTGTTGCATTCAGAATTGCTCTGAGAAAGAATAGTAAGGGAAAATGTTTCCAGGAGACAGAGCTTTCTAGAAGTATACCCAATCATGAAATTTACGTGGAGAGAGATGTGGCCTGAGGTAAGAACATACAAGGACATTTGGACAGTTATTAATAGTTTGGTTAGTTGTTCAGGGGTCAGAAAGAGTATGATTAAACAGAGATCTGGGGAAGAATTGTACAGATGGACATATTGGAGTGGATACAAATTAAGTAGATTTTTGAGCTTGATGTCAGTTTTCACTATAGTGCATCCACAACAGAGAACGTACAAAACAATCAGGTGGACAGTGACTCAGCCAGGAAATGTCTAACAGCTTCTGTCATCTGTAATACCAGCATATGTGCAATGGGCCCAAGAATAGAATAGCCAGAGTGGTagaactatttcttcttttacaaaGCTGATCTAGCTGATATTGGAATTGAATATCCAATCTGAAAGCATCAAAGGATTTTTCTGAGCCCTTGATGTGGGGATACCATACTTAGAGGATTCCAACCAGCTCTTTCTGGCAAGTTGATTTTATCAGGCGCCTTCCATATAGATGGAAGTTGCTATTTAATAAGAATGATAGATATTCTGGGTATGGGTTTGTCTCAGCTGCCCACAGTGACATGATCATCACCAGTATCTGAGACATGTGGTGGCTTATTTATCATCACAGAATTCTGCACAACATTGCTTTGGACTGAGACAGTCTCtgagaagaaagtgaaataatgcaCCCATTGCTATGAGATCTATTCATCTTAGCACATACCACATCAGCCCGCTGAAATGGCTTCTTAAAATGCTGCGAATGAATGTGCTAAGGATTATAGTTTGTGAGATTTGGTATTGTCTTTACaatggagaaatatatttttaaccaaTGCTACCCGGTCCCCAATATCTAGAATATATCGGTCTGAAAAAAACACCTGTTAGGTAAAATTGCTCTCTTTCACCATGGCTCCCTGGGACCCACTAGTTAATGAATTAATATAGAGTTTTTGCCTACCTGATAATCGTGGGCTCCACCTACCAGTAGACAGAGAAATTAATTACAGTGTTGATTATAATGAAGAGATGTAGTTCTGCTCTATAGTGGGAGTTTGAATGTCCATGGCAGAAACTCACAGGATCTACTGGGGTTGCTTCTATTCCCAAAGGACTGCTGTATACGGGCACAAGACCTGAGGGGTCAGGCTTCTCAGGATAAAGTTTTAGCTACCAAGACCAGCAGAGGTGACAGAAAACTCTGAAGGCAATGGAGAATAGGTAATAAAGAACAGAGACCATGAATGTCGATTACTGCTTAGAAAGCAGTTTGGAGCTGAAAGGAGACTTTGGCTGGTCCGACCAATCTTTTTGCTGTTCTttaatagtgttttgtttttcagaattcaTGGCCGGCTATTGTCTTTAAGGAGTGGTGACAGAAAAACTTGAACATGACATGAGATACGCCTGCACCTGAGTGATGTAAAGAATAAACTCTAGATGATGCTTGAGGGTGCTTCATCAGTGTCTCATTCATCATTTCACTCATGCTGATGGCTTCCTAGTGCAAGCCATTGCAGTTCTCACAATGAAGTCTTTGTCCTTTCAAGTGCCAATGAAGTCACGTCTTTGGAGCAGACTTTAGCTGGTAGAAAAGTAGCAGTTatacagccacacacacacacacacacacacacacgcacgcgcgcgcgcacattcTTACGTTCAGAAATgatgaagataaataaatgtatgtaaacaAATATATGGCATACTTGCAAATGAgcttttatttaatgaaaaataaaaccggaattttcccaaataaatattaagattagATTTGTGCACACGTATAGAAACGAACGGATATTTTTTCCGACAAAATCATTGGATAGTCTAGATAATGAATTGATTGGTGACTCTTTTATCACAGGTGGCCTAGGATTTAGATATTAGtgttagaagagaaaataatactaatataatAAACAATCCTTATATAATAACAAGAACTATCCAAGGTATCAGAAGTCTAGAATACTTCAATAGAAGCCGGAACACCAGTATCTTCCAAAGCAGCATGGACGGTGGCAGGCATAACCATAGCCACCATAGCCACAGCCGTAGCCACAACCCAGGCCACCATAGCCATAGCCCAGGCCACCATAATAGTTGCCGTAATAGCACATGGTGTCAGGAGCAGAGGGTTCAGTTGAGGAGCAGAATCAGTTCCTGGAGTTTGAATTTCATAATCTGCACAAGGCCTTTTATACAACCTGAGTGGTATGCAGGTAAACCACAGGCAGAATTGACTCATTTCCAaacaaatgacattaaaaaaaatctgaagaattCCTTATAACCAATATATTGGGGACTCTATTGCTGTAGTGTCATGtgcctttaaaacaaaacttgtttCCTAATTACACAGTGTTTGCTTACTTGAGAACCCAGCTTCTAAGAGATATTATGAGCAAGGCTATAATGTTGTTATttgatttgaaaaaatatttgaaggttttttttctttttcaatgtttatttttgagagagagagagagcacaagcaggggaggggcagagagagagggagacacagaatctgaagcaggctccaggctctgagctgtccagacagagcccgatgtggggctcagactcacaacccttgagatcgtgacctgagcccaagttggatgcttaaccgactgagccacccaggcacttttgatttgaattttttaaagtttttatttaaattccagttagttaacagacagtgtaatattagttccaggtgtacaagatagtaattcaacacttctatacagcatccggtgctcatcacaattgTGCTCCTTAATCCCAATCACCTATtgcatccacctcccctctggtaaccatagatttgatttttaaaaggtaagatAGGTagctcctttttttaaacttatttagggaaaattgacaaatataatggtatacatttaaagtgtacaacgtGATGCTTCGATACACATATTCATTGTGGAATAATTACCACGATCAGGATAACTAGCATGTTTACATGTCTATCATCTTACATCGTtaactctttgtgtgtgtgtgtgtgtgtgtgtgtgtgtgtggtaatgAAACTGCTGTAGAAATGTAAAGATAGATGGAAATTAAGATGGACACCCTACTGTTTCAGCAAGACTTGACTTTAAAGTAaacaaatt encodes the following:
- the LOC111556359 gene encoding keratin-associated protein 20-2-like, with the protein product MCYYGNYYGGLGYGYGGLGCGYGCGYGGYGYACHRPCCFGRYWCSGFY